The window CTCTGGGTTCTTACCTGTTCACCGCGTCGAACGGGAGGAATAACGAGAAGACCGTTCCGCTGCGACCGTACCTCTCACTGGTCCGAAAACGCAATGTTCCCCGGTGTCGAAGAACGATCTCGCTACTTACCCAAAGTCCGAGACCAGTTCCACTGATGCCCTTCGTCGTGTAGAACGGCTCGAATATGCGTCTCGCGACTGAAGCTGACATACCGCTGCCGGTATCTGCGACGGTGATGACAAGTCCTGGTCGTTCCGTGTGCCAGTCTCTTCCTACGCGA is drawn from Edaphobacter lichenicola and contains these coding sequences:
- a CDS encoding sensor histidine kinase, translated to MFQSRIINYGIRVEERKRIAPAVRCFEGEIRQILSNLVSNAIDAMQPLGGGRLLLRSRVGRDWHTERPGLVITVADTGSGMSASVARRIFEPFYTTKGISGTGLGLWVSSEIVLRHRGTLRFRTSERYGRSGTVFSLFLPFDAVNR